One Sinorhizobium sp. BG8 DNA window includes the following coding sequences:
- a CDS encoding ABC transporter ATP-binding protein produces MSDLMKRFSAYYRPHRKLFLLDFCSAVASGLLELAFPVAITLFIDRLLPTGEWGLISLAAAGLLAIYVINAALQVIVTYWGHMLGINIETEMRRKAFDHLQKLSFGFFDNQKTGHLVAKLTKDLEEIGEVAHHGPEDVFIAVMTLIGAFLLMLWVHPTLAIITAVIVPLTAIVTTYYGGRMTGTWHALYGRVADFNARIEENVGGIRVVQAFANEDHERRLFAEDNRNYRDTKLQAYKVMAASSSLSYLSMRFVQVVVMLSGSYFVLRGDLTAGGFVGFLLLVGVFFRPIEKINSVIESYPKGIAGFQRYTEFLDTRPDIADRPGARDVARLTGNVRFDGIQFGYRADRPIFDGLDLSIKAGETVALVGPSGAGKTTLCSLLPRFYEPSGGGILIDGIDIRDMTLNSLRSNIGIVQQDVFLFAGSIRENIAYGRLDASEEEILEAARRARLDSVLAGLPLGLDTIIGERGVKLSGGQKQRLAIARIFLKNPAILILDEATSALDTETERAIQQSLGELSEGRTTLVIAHRLATITRADRILVVSGGRVVEEGTHAELLALEGGAYRRLHDSQFGDPEAEWRAGAS; encoded by the coding sequence ATGTCCGACCTGATGAAGCGCTTTTCTGCTTACTATCGGCCGCATCGCAAGCTCTTCCTGTTGGATTTCTGCAGCGCGGTGGCGTCGGGCCTGCTGGAGCTCGCCTTTCCCGTGGCGATCACGCTTTTTATCGACCGCCTCCTGCCGACGGGTGAATGGGGGCTCATCTCGCTCGCCGCCGCCGGCCTCCTCGCGATCTACGTCATCAATGCCGCGTTGCAGGTGATCGTCACCTATTGGGGCCACATGCTCGGGATCAACATCGAGACAGAGATGCGGCGGAAGGCCTTCGACCACTTGCAGAAACTCTCCTTCGGCTTCTTCGACAACCAGAAGACCGGGCATCTGGTCGCAAAGCTGACAAAGGATCTCGAGGAGATAGGCGAAGTCGCCCACCATGGGCCTGAGGACGTGTTCATTGCCGTGATGACATTGATCGGCGCCTTCCTCCTGATGCTCTGGGTGCACCCGACCCTTGCCATTATTACCGCTGTCATCGTGCCGCTGACGGCGATCGTCACGACCTACTACGGCGGGCGGATGACCGGCACCTGGCATGCGCTTTATGGACGGGTCGCTGATTTCAACGCGCGCATCGAAGAGAACGTGGGCGGAATCCGCGTCGTTCAGGCCTTCGCCAACGAAGACCACGAGCGCCGCCTTTTCGCGGAGGACAACCGCAACTACCGTGACACCAAGCTCCAGGCCTACAAGGTGATGGCGGCGTCTTCCTCGCTCAGCTATCTGTCCATGCGCTTCGTTCAGGTCGTGGTGATGCTGTCGGGGAGTTATTTTGTGCTGCGCGGGGATCTGACTGCGGGCGGCTTTGTCGGTTTCCTGCTGCTCGTCGGCGTCTTCTTCCGGCCGATCGAGAAGATCAATTCGGTGATCGAGTCCTACCCCAAGGGGATTGCCGGCTTCCAGCGCTACACCGAATTCCTAGACACGCGACCGGACATTGCCGATCGTCCCGGCGCGCGCGATGTCGCGCGGCTGACGGGCAATGTCCGCTTCGATGGGATCCAGTTCGGCTACCGCGCAGACCGGCCGATCTTCGACGGGCTCGACCTTTCGATCAAAGCGGGCGAAACGGTCGCCCTCGTCGGTCCGTCGGGCGCCGGCAAGACGACGTTGTGCTCGCTGTTGCCTCGTTTCTACGAACCTTCGGGCGGCGGTATCCTGATCGACGGGATCGACATTCGCGACATGACGCTGAATTCTCTCAGGAGCAATATCGGTATCGTCCAGCAGGATGTCTTCCTGTTCGCGGGCTCGATCCGCGAAAACATTGCCTATGGGCGGCTCGATGCGAGCGAGGAGGAGATCCTCGAGGCCGCCCGCCGCGCGCGGCTGGATTCGGTGCTCGCGGGCCTGCCGCTCGGCCTTGATACAATCATCGGCGAGCGTGGCGTCAAACTCTCGGGCGGCCAGAAGCAGCGGCTTGCAATCGCCCGTATCTTCCTGAAAAATCCAGCCATCCTCATTCTCGACGAGGCGACGTCGGCGCTCGATACGGAGACCGAACGGGCGATCCAACAGTCCCTGGGAGAACTTTCGGAAGGCCGGACGACACTGGTGATCGCGCATCGGCTTGCAACCATCACCCGCGCCGACCGCATTCTCGTCGTGAGCGGCGGTCGTGTCGTCGAAGAGGGGACACACGCAGAACTGCTGGCGCTGGAAGGTGGTGCCTATCGCCGGCTGCACGATTCACAGTTCGGCGATCCGGAAGCCGAATGGCGCGCCGGAGCCTCGTAA
- a CDS encoding dihydroxyacetone kinase family protein, which yields MTTVFDAPETFATTALAGFAALYSRYVRPVKGGVVRSTKVPEGKVAVVVGGGSGHYPAFAGYVGPGLADAAVAGDVFASPSTAAVARVCRHANQGGGVLLGFGNYAGDVLNFGVAAERLRAEGIDVRIVPVTDDVASAPADAAAKRRGIAGDLVVFKIAGAAAEAGLSLDDVERITRHANDRTVSFGVSFGGCTLPGAGAPLFMVPKGQMAIGLGIHGEPGIKEQATVSATDLARLLTDRLLAERPAGTRKVGVVLNGLGSTKYEELFVLWTTISSLLSEAGLEIVAPEAGEFVTSLDMQGCSLTLLWLDDELEAYWTAPCDTPVLRRGATFATEPAEGVITDEDGAVTFAPASEAGKTGGRCIAGLIAGIAEMLKEAEDELGRIDAQAGDGDHGQGMRRGSAAALDAANAAVEAGAGTASVLAVAGDAWADRAGGTSGAIWGLLLRSWSNALSDELAIADDAVVRGARFALDGVTRLGRARVGDKTLVDALVPFVEALEASAASGRPLTDAWSDASAAARKAAEATSALTPKLGRARPLAERSIGHPDAGAVSLAMVASCVERMLRPA from the coding sequence GCTCTCGCCGGATTTGCCGCTCTTTACAGCCGATATGTCCGACCGGTCAAAGGCGGCGTCGTCCGTTCGACCAAGGTTCCCGAGGGAAAGGTTGCGGTCGTGGTCGGCGGCGGCTCCGGCCACTACCCCGCCTTTGCCGGCTATGTCGGGCCGGGCCTTGCCGATGCGGCGGTGGCGGGCGACGTCTTCGCCTCCCCGTCAACGGCAGCCGTGGCGCGCGTCTGCCGGCACGCGAACCAGGGCGGGGGCGTGTTGCTCGGGTTCGGCAACTATGCCGGGGACGTTCTGAACTTTGGGGTCGCGGCCGAGCGCCTTCGCGCTGAAGGTATCGACGTCCGCATCGTACCCGTCACGGACGACGTGGCGAGCGCGCCGGCGGATGCGGCAGCAAAGCGCCGCGGTATCGCGGGCGATCTCGTAGTGTTCAAGATCGCGGGCGCTGCCGCAGAAGCCGGGCTCTCGCTCGACGACGTCGAGCGCATTACCAGGCACGCCAACGACCGTACGGTCTCCTTCGGCGTTTCCTTTGGCGGCTGCACGCTGCCTGGGGCCGGCGCCCCGCTCTTCATGGTGCCGAAGGGGCAGATGGCCATCGGGCTCGGCATCCACGGGGAGCCCGGGATCAAGGAGCAGGCTACTGTATCGGCAACCGATCTTGCCCGGTTGCTGACGGACAGGCTTCTTGCCGAACGGCCCGCCGGGACCCGCAAGGTCGGTGTCGTGCTGAACGGTCTCGGCTCGACGAAGTATGAGGAGCTCTTCGTTCTCTGGACCACGATATCCTCGCTCCTGAGCGAGGCGGGGCTGGAGATTGTGGCTCCCGAGGCCGGCGAGTTCGTCACCAGCCTCGACATGCAGGGCTGCTCGCTGACATTGCTCTGGCTCGACGACGAATTGGAGGCCTACTGGACGGCGCCGTGCGACACACCGGTGTTGCGGCGCGGCGCGACGTTTGCGACCGAACCGGCGGAGGGAGTGATCACCGACGAGGATGGTGCGGTGACCTTTGCGCCCGCTTCGGAGGCCGGCAAGACCGGGGGGCGCTGTATTGCAGGTCTCATTGCAGGGATCGCGGAGATGCTCAAGGAAGCGGAAGACGAGCTTGGGCGGATCGACGCTCAGGCTGGCGACGGCGATCACGGGCAGGGCATGCGGCGCGGTTCGGCAGCAGCGCTCGATGCGGCCAACGCGGCCGTGGAAGCGGGTGCAGGTACTGCAAGCGTGCTCGCTGTCGCCGGCGATGCATGGGCCGATCGTGCAGGCGGCACCTCGGGCGCGATCTGGGGCCTGCTGCTGCGCTCCTGGAGCAATGCACTCAGCGATGAGCTGGCTATTGCCGACGATGCCGTCGTCCGGGGAGCCCGCTTTGCGCTCGACGGCGTGACCCGACTCGGTCGTGCCCGGGTGGGAGACAAGACGCTGGTGGACGCGCTCGTTCCCTTCGTCGAGGCGCTGGAGGCGTCCGCCGCCTCCGGCAGGCCGCTCACCGATGCCTGGAGTGACGCCTCCGCCGCCGCCCGGAAGGCCGCCGAGGCGACGTCCGCCCTCACTCCCAAGCTCGGCCGCGCACGGCCGTTGGCTGAAAGAAGCATCGGTCATCCCGACGCGGGCGCCGTTTCTCTTGCAATGGTTGCGTCCTGCGTGGAGCGGATGTTGCGCCCGGCATAG
- a CDS encoding aldo/keto reductase yields the protein MTSKPERIALTENLGISRLVCGLWQVADIEKNGTTIDPDTGADALEAYAKGGFDTFDMADHYGTAEIITGRLLSRYPTREGRPVAFTKWCPEPGLMTREVVRRGVEERLTRLGVEKIDLLQFHWWTFEHPAWLDALHEMEEMRREGLIEALGVTNFDAAHLAVALADGIRIATNQVSFSLVDRRAAGSLSELCARTGVRLLAYGTLCGGFLSEKWLGQPEPQQIPDWSRSKYKRFIDTAGGWQAFQEILSAAAAIATKHGVSLSNVASRWVLEHEAVAATIIGARLGESEHRDDNLKVFSFALDDDDRIALDAAFAATRPIPGDCGDEYRKPPFLTASGDLSHHLDAIPSIYKAQAVSGKPGRFRVSSGSVWEPIAGYSRAVRIGERILVSGTTATHAADRCVAPGDAGAQTTYVLDKIAASIAALGGSMEDVVRTRIYLRNADLWEPVSRAHGRVFGEILPANTLIEAGNLVGDYEVEIEAEAICTEGLPSL from the coding sequence ATGACCTCAAAGCCCGAACGCATTGCGCTTACCGAAAACCTCGGGATCAGCCGTCTCGTGTGCGGCCTGTGGCAAGTCGCGGACATCGAGAAAAATGGTACGACCATCGATCCGGACACGGGGGCAGATGCGCTCGAGGCCTATGCCAAGGGCGGCTTCGACACCTTCGACATGGCCGATCACTATGGCACGGCGGAGATCATCACCGGCCGGCTCCTGTCGCGCTACCCCACCCGCGAAGGACGCCCGGTCGCTTTCACCAAGTGGTGCCCCGAGCCCGGTCTCATGACACGCGAGGTCGTACGGCGCGGCGTCGAGGAGCGCCTGACGCGGCTTGGTGTGGAAAAGATCGACCTCCTGCAGTTTCACTGGTGGACATTCGAACACCCGGCCTGGCTCGATGCCCTTCACGAAATGGAAGAAATGCGCCGGGAGGGCCTGATCGAGGCGCTTGGCGTCACGAACTTCGACGCTGCGCATCTGGCGGTTGCCCTGGCGGATGGTATACGTATCGCCACCAACCAGGTTTCTTTCTCGCTTGTGGACCGCCGCGCCGCCGGTTCCCTGTCGGAACTCTGCGCCAGAACCGGTGTTCGGCTGCTTGCCTACGGCACGCTTTGCGGCGGCTTCCTTTCTGAAAAGTGGCTGGGGCAGCCGGAACCGCAACAGATTCCGGACTGGAGCCGATCGAAGTACAAGCGCTTCATCGACACAGCGGGGGGATGGCAGGCTTTCCAGGAGATCCTGAGCGCCGCTGCCGCGATCGCGACGAAGCACGGCGTGTCGCTCTCCAACGTGGCGAGCCGCTGGGTTCTAGAGCACGAGGCCGTGGCGGCAACGATCATTGGCGCGCGGCTTGGCGAAAGTGAGCACCGAGACGACAATCTCAAGGTCTTCAGCTTCGCGCTCGATGACGACGACCGCATCGCCCTCGATGCGGCCTTCGCGGCGACCCGTCCCATTCCCGGCGACTGCGGTGACGAATACCGCAAGCCGCCGTTCCTTACGGCCTCCGGCGACCTCAGCCACCATCTCGACGCCATTCCCTCGATCTACAAGGCGCAGGCTGTTTCGGGGAAACCCGGCCGGTTCCGCGTCTCGTCGGGCAGCGTATGGGAACCGATCGCCGGCTACAGCCGTGCGGTGCGCATTGGCGAACGCATTCTCGTCTCCGGAACCACCGCCACCCATGCCGCCGACCGCTGTGTGGCTCCCGGTGATGCGGGAGCACAGACGACCTATGTGCTGGACAAGATCGCAGCCTCGATCGCGGCACTCGGCGGAAGCATGGAGGACGTCGTTCGCACCCGCATCTACCTTCGCAACGCCGATCTCTGGGAGCCGGTGTCGCGCGCCCATGGCCGCGTCTTCGGAGAGATCCTTCCCGCCAATACCCTGATCGAGGCGGGAAACCTCGTCGGCGACTACGAAGTGGAAATAGAGGCAGAAGCGATCTGCACGGAAGGCCTTCCTTCTCTCTGA
- a CDS encoding branched-chain amino acid ABC transporter permease: protein MNPQFLMDGLIAGAMIGLGAVGVTLTYSILRFSNFAHGEFLSWGAYIALAISSGLGYLSTAFKAPIAPFSFGWSLPIAAILAIGLTGLLALAVDALLFGRLRARGAAVIILVMASFGASLALRSLLEFIFTSNPAYYTKALQIAVGIGGGLRATPDQLLSLGLAAVAVAAVHLLMTRTDIGRAMRAVSENPALAGIAGIDVRKVIRTVWLLGAALACVAGMMVGLLVQIRPYLGHDLLLPLFAAAILGGIGSVPGAMIAGLLVGLSEALAVQVVGAEWRAAVSFVILVAVLVARPRGLFGRPA, encoded by the coding sequence ATGAACCCGCAATTTCTTATGGACGGCCTCATCGCCGGTGCGATGATCGGACTTGGTGCCGTGGGAGTGACCCTCACCTACTCGATCCTCCGCTTCTCGAACTTCGCCCACGGGGAGTTCCTTTCCTGGGGTGCCTACATCGCGCTGGCGATCAGCAGCGGGCTCGGATATCTTTCGACCGCCTTCAAGGCACCGATCGCACCGTTCTCCTTCGGCTGGTCCCTGCCGATAGCCGCCATACTCGCCATCGGCCTGACGGGGCTGCTTGCCCTTGCCGTGGATGCACTCCTGTTCGGTCGTCTTCGTGCACGTGGTGCCGCGGTGATCATCCTGGTGATGGCCAGTTTCGGCGCATCCCTGGCGCTCAGGAGCCTGCTCGAATTCATCTTCACCTCGAATCCGGCCTACTACACCAAAGCGCTCCAGATCGCGGTCGGTATTGGTGGCGGCCTGCGTGCCACCCCCGACCAGTTGCTGTCTCTCGGTCTTGCAGCGGTCGCGGTCGCCGCGGTCCATCTGTTGATGACCCGCACGGATATCGGCCGCGCCATGCGGGCCGTCAGCGAAAATCCGGCCCTTGCCGGCATTGCCGGCATTGATGTGCGCAAGGTGATCCGCACCGTCTGGCTGCTCGGCGCAGCACTCGCCTGCGTAGCTGGGATGATGGTCGGGCTCCTCGTCCAGATCCGCCCCTACCTCGGCCACGATCTGCTGCTGCCGCTGTTTGCGGCTGCAATTCTCGGCGGCATCGGCAGCGTTCCGGGCGCCATGATTGCAGGCCTTCTCGTCGGTCTTTCCGAGGCACTTGCGGTGCAGGTGGTCGGCGCCGAGTGGCGTGCCGCCGTTTCCTTCGTCATCCTCGTGGCCGTGCTTGTCGCGCGGCCTCGCGGCCTGTTCGGGAGACCGGCATGA
- a CDS encoding branched-chain amino acid ABC transporter permease, which yields MSLDILAYAAFFLTMALTYAIMCLGLNVQWGQTGLFNVGIAAFVAIGAYASALLTTPETADRLGGFGLPIAVGWLGGALAAGAVAWLVGALTIRLRSDYLAIATFGVAVCVQLCVLNLQSITGGAFGIGFIPRPFDSYASEPLAFGLGNLVLMTGVVVLLYLALEHMARSPWGRVLRAIREDETAAQALGKRAIRFRLQAFTIGGAIMGLAGAAQGHFIGFIAPDNYMPILTFQVWAMLIVGGSGNNRGAILGAVLVWGIWALSAAGVSAFVPPEQQARAASLQIVAIGVGLCLILLLRPRGILGEISVLSRLARRREPQSSMEQRS from the coding sequence ATGAGCCTCGACATCCTCGCCTATGCGGCGTTTTTCCTGACCATGGCCCTGACCTACGCGATCATGTGCCTCGGCCTCAACGTGCAATGGGGCCAGACGGGTCTCTTCAATGTCGGGATTGCCGCATTCGTTGCCATCGGCGCCTATGCTTCCGCCTTGCTGACAACACCCGAGACGGCCGATCGGCTGGGCGGTTTCGGCCTGCCGATCGCCGTCGGCTGGCTTGGTGGCGCCCTTGCGGCCGGCGCCGTCGCCTGGCTGGTCGGCGCGCTGACCATCCGGCTTCGTTCCGACTATCTGGCGATTGCCACCTTCGGCGTTGCGGTATGCGTTCAGCTCTGCGTTCTCAACTTGCAATCGATCACCGGTGGGGCATTCGGCATCGGGTTCATTCCACGCCCGTTCGACAGCTATGCATCGGAGCCGCTCGCATTCGGGCTCGGCAACCTTGTCTTGATGACGGGCGTCGTCGTCCTGCTCTATCTCGCACTCGAGCACATGGCGAGGAGCCCCTGGGGCCGTGTTCTAAGGGCAATCCGCGAGGATGAGACCGCCGCCCAGGCGCTCGGAAAACGGGCGATCCGCTTTCGCTTGCAGGCATTCACCATAGGCGGCGCCATCATGGGACTCGCAGGTGCGGCACAGGGGCATTTCATCGGCTTCATCGCACCCGACAACTACATGCCCATCCTCACCTTCCAGGTCTGGGCCATGCTCATCGTCGGAGGATCCGGCAACAATCGCGGCGCAATCCTCGGCGCGGTCCTCGTCTGGGGCATATGGGCCCTGTCAGCGGCCGGCGTCTCCGCCTTCGTCCCGCCGGAACAGCAGGCTCGGGCCGCCTCGCTGCAGATCGTGGCGATCGGCGTGGGGCTCTGCCTCATACTCCTTCTCCGCCCCCGCGGCATCCTCGGTGAAATCAGCGTCCTGTCCCGGCTGGCCCGGCGTCGCGAACCGCAATCCTCCATGGAACAAAGATCATGA
- a CDS encoding ABC transporter ATP-binding protein, with the protein MTAPALSVRALVAGYEPDLPIVRGIDLSVATGQLIVLLGPNGAGKSTFVKAIAGVVPIHGGTVELAGRDITRTPAHRKVAEGLAFVPQTENIFATMSIHENLQIAAALLPKPVRSERIAGLYKRFPDLARDSRRLAGALSGGQRQMLAVARALIVDPAVLILDEPSAGLSPKIVGEVFHMLKEINGAGVTIVLVEQNVKAALAIADRAMILVEGKIRHTGEAATLLGDPVVAKLYLGSGAAPKEVKP; encoded by the coding sequence ATGACCGCGCCCGCCCTTAGCGTCCGAGCCCTCGTCGCGGGATACGAGCCGGACCTCCCGATCGTGCGTGGTATCGACCTTTCGGTGGCGACCGGCCAACTGATTGTCCTGCTCGGCCCGAACGGCGCCGGGAAATCCACCTTCGTCAAGGCGATAGCAGGTGTTGTGCCGATCCATGGCGGCACTGTCGAGCTTGCAGGGCGAGACATCACGCGCACGCCGGCCCACCGAAAGGTGGCCGAGGGCCTGGCCTTCGTGCCGCAAACCGAAAACATCTTCGCGACCATGTCGATCCACGAGAACCTGCAGATTGCCGCGGCCCTGCTGCCGAAACCGGTGCGATCGGAACGCATCGCCGGCCTCTACAAGCGCTTTCCCGATCTTGCCCGGGATTCCCGCCGGCTCGCCGGCGCCCTCTCGGGCGGCCAGAGGCAGATGCTCGCCGTTGCCCGTGCCCTCATCGTGGATCCCGCCGTGCTGATTCTCGACGAACCCTCGGCCGGTCTTTCGCCGAAGATCGTGGGCGAGGTCTTCCACATGCTGAAGGAGATCAATGGGGCCGGCGTCACCATCGTGCTGGTCGAGCAGAACGTGAAGGCGGCACTTGCGATCGCCGACCGCGCCATGATCCTCGTCGAGGGAAAGATCCGCCACACGGGCGAGGCCGCAACGCTGCTCGGCGATCCGGTCGTCGCGAAGCTCTACCTCGGCAGTGGGGCTGCCCCGAAAGAGGTGAAGCCATGA